The genomic stretch TTTCTTTGACGGATGCTTTGAAATTTGATTGCGTAAAAACTGGAGCATTGTCATTTGTGTCTCGCACGGTCACGTGTATTTTTAGCGTCCCCGATTTCTGTGGGTCGCCGCCGTCCACAGCAGTAAGCACGagaagcagcttctcctccgCCTCGCGATCTAACGCATTGGAAAGATACAGCTGCGCATATTTAAGGCCATTTGGGCTGGAGAGAACCTTTATATTAAAATGCGTAGTTGGGTGTAACGTATAGCCTTGTAAAGCATTGATGCCGACGTCAGGGTCGGTCGCACTCTCTTGTAATATTTCTGTTCCGATGATTGCAGATTCTAGGATCTCAACACGCACTTCTTTCTCGTGAAACACAGGCGCGTTATCATTTACGTCTAACACCTCCACTACCAGGCTATGTAATTGCATCGGATTCGTCATAATCATTTCAAAATTCAAGCTACAGGGTGACGTCTGCCCGCACAGCAGCTCTCTATCTATCCTTTCTGCGACCACAAGAATCCCTTTGTCTGCGTCCAGCCTGATATACTCGCTGCTATCGCCGCTAACAATCCGGGCATCACCTGATTTCAGTCGTCTCGCGTCGATGCCTAAATCTTCAGCTACATTTCCAACAAAAGAGcccctcctcatctcctctTGAACAGAGTAGCGGATCTGACAGCCTGCTGcgtcaaaaagaaaagcaaggacGAAGGCCCGTACTTGCCAATTAATCCTGGGTTTGTTCCCCGTAAAAGGCATGTTCCTATAATGCGTTGCACCCTaatccacaaaaaaaagagatgttGCAAAAAAGAAGACCGCGTATCCTGTATTGTCCTTCGGTGTTTATGATCAAGATcgaataaatgaatgtaaaatcgCTAGAGAAAATGACGACCGAATATCCTGCTGTCCGCTGTACACTAAGAGAAGCACGGGAGGCATCCGATCATTTTAAGGGCTCTGGAAGTGCATTAAAGACCAACAGCGACCCATACTGTCCTCTATGAATATAACAGGCGTTATTATGAGGGGGACAAAATCATCTGTCAATCGAAATACTATGTGTATGTAACGAACGACGTATCGATGACGCATgtttcataaatatatacacGCTAAGAttgtattaaaattaaaaaaggaacaacaccattttttttctcaagaggattaaaataaaaataactgataATGTGGAACAAAAGATAAAGCACAGccattattaaaaaaatccattatgtaatggatttcattttacgagtaaataaaaatattattaacgGAATGAAGGTAAATAGGTGAACGCTTTCTTATAATATCAACCACAAATGTAACTCACATTAACATCACACCTAATATACAttatgttttactgttacttgaaattgatttatttgatatagtttttaattatgtggttattttatatctgtattcttattaattttatttcatatgtgtatATTTGGGGGCCTTGGAatctctgtccagggacaacagatgaaaaatagccttttggctaattctggcacatttacataaatgtttattaatgtgcgctgtccctgttaaataaacgaataaataaataaataagatggcAAAAAGGAACAGTGTTACAACGAATTCAGTTTGCAGGGTGCTATATTTATTCTCACTGTGGTGAAATGCTCAGAGCAAGCTGGAAGAGCTGTCCACCATGAGCGGTGCTGAAGATTCTCACCGATCAGGAAGTGACACACGCACGGATACTACAGTCATTTCGGTACGAAGAAAATACAAGCAAATGCACCTTTGGATTGGTAAGAATTATAAACATATAACTCACCTCTAGAGGAGAGTCTGGTTCATCCAGGATGTTCTTTTCACTCTGAATCCGCTGCATCGTTCCTGTAGAACtggggtccattatcagcacgttctgactaccagctgtgccgaacttacagtcactctttctggagtcagtcgtcctgcacacctcgtaattgtacacgtgtgggagagtccctgtccccaaagtgtccgagtaacgtggaggataatatggaatgacagggagaccggagtgatacaggatgcgagactgtctccacctgtagatcttcactgatataataaccaccaaacaggtgatgaagaggaaggaaactacagccaaagccaacaccaggtaaaaagtcaggttgtcattgtactccttgtcgtgtggaaagtcagtgaactccgacagcacttcagggaagctgtccgccaccgccacgttaacaatgactgtagctgaacgagagggctgcccgttgtcctccactataacagccagtctttgcttcacagcatctttatcagacacttggcggatagttctgatttctccattctgtaagcccacttcaaacagcgccctgtctgtggctttctgcagtttataggagagccaggcattctgtccagagtccacatcaacagccaccactttgctcaccaggtagcccacatctgctgaacgaggcaccatctcagccaccagagagcctccagtctggaccgggtacagaacctgaggagggttgtcgttctggtcctggatcagtatCCTAACAGTGGCCACTGAAGTCAAAGGAGGGGATCCAGCATCGCGAACTGTTACGTTAAATTCGAACCACTTGATTTGCTCGTAATCAAACGACCTCACGGCGTGAATGACGCCGTTGTCCGAGTTCACCGAAACCAAGGAAGAAACAGCAACCCCGCTAATTTCTGTGTCTTGCGCAAAATAAGAAACGCGAGCGTTCTGGCCCGAGTCTGCATCACTAGCTCTGAGAGTAAACACGGAATATCCAGGAGAGTTGTTCTCTGGAACAGTCACACTGTATTCTGATTGGTCAAATTTGGGCGGACAGTCGTTCACGTCAGAGACTTTGACAGTGATGTTCTTGCTGCTGGACAGAGGCGGAGAGCCTTGGTCAGAGACGGTTATAGTGATATTATAGTGAGAAATACTTTCTCTGTCTAACAGGTTATCTGTTACTACAGTATAATATCCTGTTAACGAAGACTCGATTTTAAAAGGGACGTCGTCGTTAATGGAACACGTGACCACACCGTTGCGGTCGGAGTCTTCGTCATCAACATTAACAACAGCTATAGTTGTACCTGGAGGAGAATCCTCTGAGATTGAGTTAGATAATGACATGAGCTGTATTGTAGGAATGTTGTCATTCTCATCAATTACCTGAATGATTACTTTACACGTATCTGTGTATCCGCCGTGGTCACTCGCCTGCACATTTAATTGATACGTTTTATAATTTTCAAAATTTAATTTACCTGCAACTTTAATTTCTCCAGTCGCAGAATTtaattcaaaaatctgttgcGAAGCTTTGGTGAGATGAGGAAGTGAATATAAAACTTCACCATTTACTCCAATATCCACGTCAGTTGCACCAACAGTTGTTACGACTGTTCCTTTGGGGGAATTCTCCTTAACATCTGCTTTATAAACAGGTTGAATACACACCGGTGCATTATCGTTTGCATCtaacacagtgacatgaatgcgGACCGTCCCTGATCTGCGCGGCTCTCCTCCGTCTGACGCAATCAGCACCAGCGTGTGAGAGTCTTCCTTCTCTCGGTCTAACGGGTTTTGTAAAACCATTTCGATAAACGTTCCTCCGTCATTCTGTCTCTGTACTTCTAATATAAAATGATCTGAGTGTTTaagtgtatatttttttatttcatttatgccAACATCCGGATCGTTGCCGCTCATCAAAGAGAAACGAGTCCCCGAAGCAACGGTTTCAACAATCTTCAATCTGATTTCATCTTTTGGGAACAACGGGCTGTTATCATTTATGTCTATCACCTCCACTGTTACGCGATAAAGCTGGATAGGATTTTCCAAAATGACCtcgaagctgaagctgcagggcgTCGTCTTTCGACACAGTTCCTCTCGGTCGATTCGTTCTTTAATAACAAGAGTTCCTTTGTCTCGGTTCAAATCCACGTATTGACGGCTTCCCTTTGTAATGATACGAGCTTTACCTGATATGAGCCTCGCCACATTCAAACCTAAATCTCTGGCAATGTTTCCGACAAAAGATCCCTCCGCCTGCTCCTCCGGTACGGAATACCGAGCCTGTCCAGCCACTGCCCTCAGCTGGAAGAGACAAAGAACGACGAGCAGCGCTTGCCATCGGCCTCTTCCAGCGTTTATCCACATATAATCCATCGTGAATCCAAACCACGAAGTTATTGATCCTGCTGATGGAGTTATTTCCAATAGATTTCAGTTTAGAAAATCCGCGATAAAAATCCCTGTAAGCCCTTCAGGTTCAGACCTTCTTCTGTCTCAGCAGTAAACAGTGTAATGCATTAAAGGGGTGGACCGCTGCTCTGCTGGATTACACAGTTATTCAGTGATGAATCAACAGCGGCGCTCGGTGACCATCCACGGTAATGTGTGTAGGGGTGATTTTTAAGAGGACAATATCTGTCGAGATTAAAAGCCAATTGTATTATAATTCATGCATTGTGATTTGTCACAGATGCATTGTAATCGTATACATAGCTAAAATACATAACACAGGCGAGTACAAGGGATTGAAATCAACCAATAAAGTGTCTGAATAAATGTGCTGATTTATGGATTACAATTTATCATTTTATATTCCATAAACGAAAGAAAATAAGGCTTGGAAATGTTggctgttttttgttcttttttttcaaatcaagTAATTTATATGTTCACCTTGCAGCATAACATACAAGCTTAACAGAAGCATCAATGTTGCTTGCAGGGACATTTGAAAAAGTAAAACTGTGAAAGCCACCCCATTTAATCACTATATGACTAGATTTTGTGAATTAAATTGATACGCATGTGTACATGTataatggattaaaaaaatgcagTCATTATGATTTGATTTAAGTGACTAATCGTTAACCAGTTGTGGCAAAGTGGTTTCATTATGTAGAAAAGTATACTTTGTATTTTGTGACAAGTCAGTAACAAAATGACATCAATAGGAAACCATGATAGTTGCAGCACCATGGATAGTTACACTGAGAGACTGCACAGCCTCAGACAATCCCTGCTTTCCATACCAGAACAATGAATAGAGAGAATAAAAAACTTTTCACTCACCAAAGTTGACATTCGAGAACAGGTACGTGATAGAACTGTGTCCACCTGTGGTGTATCAGTCCCATCTCCATCCACACTGATTAAACTTTGACCTTTCGGGTGCACATAGTTCACGTCACTCTTTCTGGAGTCAGTCGTCCTGCACACCTCGTAATTGTACACGTGTGGgagagtccctgtccccaaagtgtccgagtaacgtggaggataatatggaatgacagggagaccggagtgatacaggatgcgagactgtctccacctgtagatcttcactgatataataaccaccaaacacgtgatgaagaggaaggaaactacagccaaagccaacaccaggtaaaaagtcaggttgtcattgtactccttgtcgtgtggaaagtcagtgaactccgacagcacttcagggaagctgtccgccaccgccacgttaacaatgactgtagctgaacgagagggctgcccgttgtcctccactataacagccagtctttgcttcacagcatctttatcagacacttggcggatagttctgatttctccattctgtaagcccacttcaaacagcgccctgtctgtggctttctgcagtttataggagagccaggcattctgtccagagtccacatcaacagccaccactttgctcaccaggtagcccacatctgcagaacgaggcaccatctcagccaccagagagcctccagtctggaccgggtacagaacctgaggagggttgtcgttctggtcctggatcagtatCTTAACAGTGGCCACTGAACTCAGAGGAGGGGATCCAGCATCGCGAACTGTTACGTTAAATTCGAACCACTTGATTTGCTCGTAATCAAACGACCTCACGGCGTGAATGACGCCGTTGTCCGAGTTCACCGAAACCAAGGAAGAAACAGCAACCCCGCTAGTTTCTGTCTCTTGCGCAAAATAAGAAACGCGAGCGTTCTGGCCCGAGTCTGCATCACTAGCTCTGAGAGTAAACACGGAATATCCAGGAGAGTTGTTCTCTGGAACAGTCACACTGTATTCTGATTGGTCAAATTTGGGCGGACAATCTTTCACGTCAGACACTTTGACAGTGATGTTCTTGCTGCTGGACAGAGGCGGAGAGCCTTGGTCAGAGACGGTTATAGTGATATTATAGTGAGAAATACTTTCTCTGTCTAACAGGTTATCTGTTACTACAGTATAATATCCTGTTAACGAAGACTCGATTTTAAAAGGGACGTCGTTGTTAATGGAACATGTGACCACACCGTTGCGGTCGGAGTCTTCGTCATCAACATTAACAACAGCTATAGTTGTGCCTGGAGGAGAATCCTCTGAGATTGAGTTAGATAATGACATGAGCTGTATTGTAGGAACGTTGTCATTCTCATCAATTACCTGAATGATTACTTTACACGTATCTGTGTATCCGCCGTGGTCACTGGCTTTAACGTTGATCTGATAAGTTTTATAATTTTCAAAATCTAATTTACCGACAACTTTAATTTCTCCACTCTTGGAATTTATTTCAAACAGCGGCATCGTCCCTCGAGTGATATCAGTAATTGAATAAGATATATCACCATTTACTCCAATATCCGCGTCATTTGCACCAACAGTTGTTACGACTGTTCCTTTGGGGGAATTCTCCTTAACATCTGCTTTATAAACAGGTTGAATACACACCGGTGCATTATCGTTTGCATCtaacacagtgacatgaatgcgGACTGTCCCTGATCTGCGCGGCTCTCCTCCGTCTGACGCAATCAGCACCAGCGTGTGAGAGTCTTCCTTCTCTCGGTCTAACGGGTTTTGTAAAACCATTTCTATGAACGTTCCTCCGTCATTCTGTCTCTGTACTTCTAATATAAAATGATCCGAGTGCTTAagtgtatattttttaatatcatTAATACCAACATCCGGATCATGCGCCGTGTCGACTGAGAAACGAGTCCCCGAAGCAACGGTTTCAACAATGTTCAATCCAATTTCATCTTTTGGGAACGACGGGCTGTTATCATTTATGTCTATCACCTCCACTGTTACGCGATAAAGCTGGATTGGATTTTCCAAAATGACCtcgaagctgaagctgcagggcgTCGTCTTTCGACACAGTTCCTCTCGGTCGATTCGTTCTTTAATAACAAGAGTTCCTTTGTCTCGGTTCAAATCCACGTACTGGCGGCTTCCCTTTGTAATGATACGAGCTTTACCTGATATGAGCCTCGCCACATCCAAACCTAAATCTCTGGCAATGTTTCCGACAAAAGATCCCTCCGCCTGCTCCTCCGGTACGGAATACCGAGCCTGTCCAGTCACTGCGCTCAGCTGGAAGAGACAAAGAACGACGAGCAGCGCTTGCCATCGGCCTCTTCCAGCGTTTATCCACATACAATCCATCGTGAATCCAAACCACGCAGTTATTGATCCTGCTGATGGAGTTATTTCCAATATATTTCAGTTTAGAAAATCCACGATAAAAAATCCCTGTAAGCCCTTCAGGTTCAGACCTTCTTCTGTCTCAGCAGTAAACAGTGTAATGCATTAAAGGGGTGGACCGCTGCGCTACTGGATTGGACAGTTATTCAGTGATGAATCAACAGCGGCGCTCAGAGACCATCCAcggtaatgtgtgtgtgatgtacactttaaaaaaacaacaactctcaACTGTTGTCTTGGAGGATATAGTCACTTTAATTAAACTATAACGGAATATACTGCATTAAAAGTAACGAGAGTAGTAAAGCTGGACAAGCTTATCATATAATAGAGCTGTTCTAACGAAACCTAAATTCCCAAAATGGAAGGACTTTGTTTTCTAAATTAATAAAGCTATTAATCTATTGAAAGAGAAATAATGACAGACTAATGAACGTGTGAAGTAAAATAATATGTTAAAGTTAAACTAATATTCAAGAGAATGTTATAaatattaacaaataaaaatggaaatgataaATATAGTTAAGAAAAATCAAGGCATCGACCTTTATAAAGACCACCTCTTTGATCGGTATAATATGGAATTATAATGGCTTATTAAATATTTAGGGGGATATTCTAATTAATATAAAAGACTTATTTCAATTTCTAAACCAAAATTAAAAGTGGTGAAAGTGAAGGTGGCCGCAAAATGTGTTTCTATCAGAGCGGCTGCAGTAAATTGTTGCTCTTCAAGAACACTGGAATTTTGATGATTTttgcaaaacaataaaaaaacatgatgtaGTGTTTCTAAtagcaatgcaaaaataatcactCACTGTGCTTCGTACGAAGTGATGTTGTTTTGTAAGATTATGTAAGTTGTTACAATGAACAATTTATAATGggaccaaaataaaactgctcTTTCATGAAAAGACATAAAGAAGGGAACATCAGTATGAGCCAGTGAcagtttcagcaccatggacagcatcTCTGAGTACCAAAttcaaacaatcaaacaaaaacttctaaataaaatcagtgaaaatcgatgaataataataataatttcactcACCAGAGTTGACATTTGAGAAGAGTTGCCTGTCAGTTGTTTTTCCACCTGTGGTGTATCAGCCCCATCTCCATCCACACTGATTAAACTTTGAGTCATCGGTTGCATATATTTCACGCCACTCTTTCTGGAGTCAGTCGTCCTGCACACCTCGTAATTGTACACGTGTGGgagagtccctgtccccaaagtgtccgaataacgtggaggataatatggaatgacagggagaccggagtgatacaggatgcgagactgtctccacctgtagatcttcactgatataataaccaccaaacaggtgatgaagaggaaggaaactacagccaaagccaacaccaggtaaaaagtcaagttgtcattgtactccttgtcgtgtggaaagtcagtgaactccgacagcacttcagggaagctgtccgccaccgccacgttaacaatgactgtagctgaacgagagggctgcccgttgtcctccactataacagccagtctttgcttcacagcatctttatcagacacttggcggatagttctgatttctccattctgtaagcccacttcaaacagcgccctgtctgtggctttctgcagtttataggagagccaggcattctgtccagagtccacatcaacagccaccactttgctcaccaggtagcccacatctgctgaacgaggcaccatctcagccaccagagagcctccagtctggaccgggtacagaacctgaggagggttgtcgttctggtcctggatcagtatCCTAACAGTGGCCACTGAAGTCAAAGGAGGGGATCCAGCATCGCGAACTGTTACGTTAAATTCGAACCACTTGATTTGCTCGTAATCAAACGACCTCACGGCGTGAATGACGCCATTGTCCGAGTTCACAGAAATCAAGGAAGAAACAGCAACCCCGCTAATTTCTGTGTCTTGCGCAAAATAAGAAACGCGAGCGTTCTGGCCCGAGTCTGCATCACTCGCTCTGAGAGTAAACACGGAATATCCAGGAGAGTTGTTCTCTGGAACAGTCACACTGTATTCTGATTGGTCAAATTTGGGCGGACAATCGTTCACGTCAGACACTTTGACAGTGATGTTCTTGCTGCTGGACAGAGGCGGAGAGCCTTGGTCAGAGACGGTTATAGTGATATTATAGTCAGAAATACTTTCTCTGTCTAGCAGGTTATCTGTTACTACAGTATAATATCCTGTTAACGAAGACTCGATTTTAAAAGGGACGTCGTCGTTAATGGAACACGTGACCACACCGTTGCGGTCGGAGTCTTTGTCATCAACATTAACAACAGCTATAGTTGTACCTGGAGGAGAATCCTCTGAGATTGAGTTAGATAATGACATGAGCTGGATTGTAGGAACGTTGTCATTCTCATCAATTACCTGAATGATTACTTTACACGTATCAGAGTATCCGCCGTGGTCACTCGCCTGCACATTTAATTGATACGTTTTAGATTTTTCAAAATCTAATTTGCCTGCAACTTTAATTTCTCCAGTCGTAGAATTtaattcaaaaatctgttgcGAAGCTTTGGTGAGATGAGGAAGTGAATATAAAACTTCACCGTACTGTCCTTCATCCGCGTCAGTTGCACCAACAGTTGTTATGACTGTTCCTTT from Brachionichthys hirsutus isolate HB-005 unplaced genomic scaffold, CSIRO-AGI_Bhir_v1 contig_1475, whole genome shotgun sequence encodes the following:
- the LOC137916836 gene encoding protocadherin gamma-A10-like; this encodes MDYMWINAGRGRWQALLVVLCLFQLRAVAGQARYSVPEEQAEGSFVGNIARDLGLNVARLISGKARIITKGSRQYVDLNRDKGTLVIKERIDREELCRKTTPCSFSFEVILENPIQLYRVTVEVIDINDNSPLFPKDEIRLKIVETVASGTRFSLMSGNDPDVGINEIKKYTLKHSDHFILEVQRQNDGGTFIEMVLQNPLDREKEDSHTLVLIASDGGEPRRSGTVRIHVTVLDANDNAPVCIQPVYKADVKENSPKGTVVTTVGATDVDIGVNGEVLYSLPHLTKASQQIFELNSATGEIKVAGKLNFENYKTYQLNVQASDHGGYTDTCKVIIQVIDENDNIPTIQLMSLSNSISEDSPPGTTIAVVNVDDEDSDRNGVVTCSINDDVPFKIESSLTGYYTVVTDNLLDRESISHYNITITVSDQGSPPLSSSKNITVKVSDVNDCPPKFDQSEYSVTVPENNSPGYSVFTLRASDADSGQNARVSYFAQDTEISGVAVSSLVSVNSDNGVIHAVRSFDYEQIKWFEFNVTVRDAGSPPLTSVATVRILIQDQNDNPPQVLYPVQTGGSLVAEMVPRSADVGYLVSKVVAVDVDSGQNAWLSYKLQKATDRALFEVGLQNGEIRTIRQVSDKDAVKQRLAVIVEDNGQPSRSATVIVNVAVADSFPEVLSEFTDFPHDKEYNDNLTFYLVLALAVVSFLFITCLVVIISVKIYRWRQSRILYHSGLPVIPYYPPRYSDTLGTGTLPHVYNYEVCRTTDSRKSDCKFGTAGSQNVLIMDPSSTGTMQRIQSEKNILDEPDSPLECTADSRIFGRHFL
- the LOC137916837 gene encoding protocadherin gamma-A10-like; the encoded protein is MDCMWINAGRGRWQALLVVLCLFQLSAVTGQARYSVPEEQAEGSFVGNIARDLGLDVARLISGKARIITKGSRQYVDLNRDKGTLVIKERIDREELCRKTTPCSFSFEVILENPIQLYRVTVEVIDINDNSPSFPKDEIGLNIVETVASGTRFSVDTAHDPDVGINDIKKYTLKHSDHFILEVQRQNDGGTFIEMVLQNPLDREKEDSHTLVLIASDGGEPRRSGTVRIHVTVLDANDNAPVCIQPVYKADVKENSPKGTVVTTVGANDADIGVNGDISYSITDITRGTMPLFEINSKSGEIKVVGKLDFENYKTYQINVKASDHGGYTDTCKVIIQVIDENDNVPTIQLMSLSNSISEDSPPGTTIAVVNVDDEDSDRNGVVTCSINNDVPFKIESSLTGYYTVVTDNLLDRESISHYNITITVSDQGSPPLSSSKNITVKVSDVKDCPPKFDQSEYSVTVPENNSPGYSVFTLRASDADSGQNARVSYFAQETETSGVAVSSLVSVNSDNGVIHAVRSFDYEQIKWFEFNVTVRDAGSPPLSSVATVKILIQDQNDNPPQVLYPVQTGGSLVAEMVPRSADVGYLVSKVVAVDVDSGQNAWLSYKLQKATDRALFEVGLQNGEIRTIRQVSDKDAVKQRLAVIVEDNGQPSRSATVIVNVAVADSFPEVLSEFTDFPHDKEYNDNLTFYLVLALAVVSFLFITCLVVIISVKIYRWRQSRILYHSGLPVIPYYPPRYSDTLGTGTLPHVYNYEVCRTTDSRKSDVNYVHPKGQSLISVDGDGTDTPQVDTVLSRTCSRMSTLVSEKFFILSIHCSGMESRDCLRLCSLSV